Proteins from a genomic interval of Aquabacterium sp. J223:
- a CDS encoding porin, whose translation MASRARTSAATSCTSAARCRLSLAAQETNNNAFGKSAIGDGSTPAVGLFSPGFDGQRSYLVGGAYDFGVAKLFAQYGVVETKVTGPNPEWKIASIGAAVPLGGGKILAQYSHKKRDDLANGPTSKIATVGYDYNLSKRTDAYAVYMNDKYTNLSTGNTFMVGVRHKF comes from the coding sequence GTGGCCAGCCGGGCAAGAACTTCAGCGGCAACCTCATGTACTTCGGCGGCCCGCTGTCGCCTCAGCCTGGCGGCGCAGGAGACCAACAACAACGCCTTCGGCAAGTCGGCGATCGGGGACGGCAGCACCCCGGCGGTCGGCCTGTTCTCGCCCGGCTTCGACGGCCAGCGCTCCTACCTGGTCGGCGGCGCCTACGACTTCGGTGTCGCCAAGCTGTTCGCGCAGTACGGCGTCGTCGAAACCAAGGTCACCGGCCCCAACCCGGAATGGAAGATCGCCAGCATCGGCGCGGCGGTGCCGCTCGGCGGCGGCAAGATCCTGGCCCAGTACAGCCACAAGAAGCGCGACGATCTGGCCAACGGTCCGACGAGCAAGATCGCCACGGTGGGCTACGACTACAACCTGTCCAAGCGCACCGATGCCTACGCGGTGTACATGAACGACAAGTACACCAACCTGTCCACGGGCAACACCTTCATGGTCGGCGTGCGCCACAAGTTCTGA
- a CDS encoding glutaredoxin family protein has product MRRQSSAGRAACVVALALVGGPVQAQYKVVGPDGKVTYTDRPAAPSVPPVRRESAAAPSSSTGADPALPLALRQPASRFPVALYTTKDCAPCDHGRALLRERGIPYREWQATAETDRAAWARVVGSDQVPTLRVGQQVLSGFNFESWNEYLTTAGYPTQSVLPASFPVPVPQPLQAATRQEPPPPAEPPRPAPPPAEPPPPAPGGFRF; this is encoded by the coding sequence ATGCGCCGGCAGTCCTCGGCCGGTCGCGCCGCCTGCGTGGTGGCGCTGGCCCTTGTCGGCGGGCCGGTCCAGGCCCAGTACAAGGTGGTGGGCCCCGACGGCAAGGTCACCTACACCGACCGGCCGGCTGCACCGTCGGTTCCCCCCGTGCGACGCGAGAGCGCCGCCGCACCGTCGTCCAGCACCGGCGCCGACCCGGCTCTGCCCCTGGCCTTGCGCCAGCCGGCGAGCCGCTTTCCCGTGGCGCTGTACACGACGAAGGATTGCGCGCCCTGCGACCACGGCCGCGCACTGCTGCGCGAGCGCGGCATTCCCTACCGCGAATGGCAGGCCACGGCGGAGACCGACCGCGCGGCCTGGGCGCGGGTGGTCGGCAGCGACCAGGTGCCGACCTTGAGGGTCGGTCAGCAGGTGCTGAGCGGCTTCAACTTCGAATCCTGGAACGAGTACCTGACGACCGCCGGCTACCCGACGCAGTCGGTGCTGCCGGCCAGCTTCCCGGTGCCGGTGCCGCAACCGCTGCAGGCCGCGACACGCCAGGAGCCGCCTCCGCCCGCCGAGCCGCCACGCCCGGCGCCGCCGCCCGCGGAACCGCCACCGCCGGCCCCGGGCGGCTTCCGCTTCTGA
- the folD gene encoding bifunctional methylenetetrahydrofolate dehydrogenase/methenyltetrahydrofolate cyclohydrolase FolD produces the protein MPAQLIDGNALARQLRERVAVRAAELTARGTQPGLTVVLVGDDPASQVYVSHKVKDCQEAGFASVLERHPAGLPEAALLARIAALNADPAVHGILVQLPLPGHIDAQRVIEAISPAKDVDGFHVANAGALVVGRPGFVPCTPAGCMEMLKSIGCDPRGKTAVVIGRSNIVGKPMALLLLQASATVTVCHSATPDLARHTRDADIVVVAVGRRNVLTADMVKPGAVVIDVGMNRNDEGKLCGDVDFAGVREVAGWITPVPGGVGPMTRALLLANTLRAAERSAGLAD, from the coding sequence ATGCCCGCACAACTGATCGACGGCAACGCCCTCGCCCGCCAGCTGCGTGAACGGGTCGCCGTCCGCGCCGCCGAACTGACCGCGCGCGGCACCCAGCCCGGCCTGACGGTGGTGCTGGTCGGCGACGACCCGGCCTCGCAGGTCTACGTCAGCCACAAGGTGAAGGACTGCCAGGAGGCGGGCTTCGCCTCGGTGCTGGAACGGCACCCGGCCGGCCTGCCGGAGGCTGCGTTGCTGGCGCGCATCGCGGCGCTCAACGCCGACCCGGCGGTGCACGGCATTCTGGTGCAGCTGCCGCTGCCCGGCCACATTGACGCCCAGCGGGTGATCGAGGCCATCTCGCCGGCCAAGGACGTCGACGGCTTCCACGTCGCCAACGCCGGCGCATTGGTCGTCGGCCGGCCCGGCTTCGTGCCCTGCACGCCGGCGGGCTGCATGGAGATGCTCAAGTCCATCGGCTGCGACCCGCGCGGCAAGACGGCGGTGGTCATCGGTCGCAGCAACATCGTCGGCAAGCCGATGGCGCTGCTGCTGCTGCAGGCGAGCGCCACGGTGACGGTCTGCCACAGCGCGACGCCCGACCTGGCACGCCACACCCGCGACGCCGACATCGTGGTCGTCGCCGTCGGCCGCCGCAACGTGCTGACCGCCGACATGGTCAAGCCCGGCGCGGTGGTGATCGACGTCGGCATGAACCGCAACGACGAGGGCAAGCTCTGCGGCGACGTCGACTTCGCCGGCGTGCGCGAAGTGGCCGGCTGGATCACCCCGGTGCCCGGCGGCGTCGGCCCGATGACGCGGGCGCTGCTGCTGGCCAACACCCTTCGCGCCGCCGAACGGTCCGCCGGCCTCGCCGATTGA
- a CDS encoding response regulator transcription factor codes for MSLIPKKGTVYVVDDDEAVRDSLQWLLEGKDYRVKCFDSAEAFLSRFDPREVACLIADIRMDGMSGLELQDRLMERKSPLPIVFITGHGDVPMAVTTMKKGAMDFIEKPFKEEELVSLVERMLDQARQAFSQHQEAASRDALLSRLTTREAQVLERIVAGRLNKQIADDLGISIKTVEAHRANIMEKLNANTVADLLKIALGAHGKH; via the coding sequence ATGAGCCTGATCCCCAAGAAAGGTACCGTCTACGTGGTCGACGACGACGAGGCGGTCCGCGACTCGTTGCAGTGGCTGCTGGAGGGCAAGGACTACCGGGTCAAGTGCTTCGATTCGGCGGAGGCCTTCCTGTCGCGCTTCGACCCGCGCGAAGTGGCCTGCCTGATCGCCGACATCCGCATGGACGGCATGAGCGGCCTGGAACTCCAGGACCGGCTGATGGAGCGCAAGAGCCCGCTGCCCATCGTCTTCATCACCGGCCACGGCGACGTGCCGATGGCCGTCACCACGATGAAGAAGGGCGCGATGGACTTCATCGAGAAGCCGTTCAAGGAAGAGGAGCTGGTCAGCCTGGTCGAGCGCATGCTGGACCAGGCCCGCCAGGCCTTCAGCCAGCACCAGGAAGCGGCCAGCCGCGACGCCCTGCTGTCCCGCTTGACCACGCGCGAGGCGCAGGTGCTGGAGCGCATCGTCGCCGGCCGCCTGAACAAGCAGATCGCCGACGACCTGGGCATCAGCATCAAGACGGTGGAGGCGCACCGCGCCAACATCATGGAAAAGCTCAACGCCAACACCGTGGCCGACCTCCTGAAGATCGCCTTGGGTGCCCACGGCAAGCACTGA
- the aceE gene encoding pyruvate dehydrogenase (acetyl-transferring), homodimeric type — translation MSALPQSFAGAAANDTDAQETREWLDALSGLIAAEGPDRAHFLLEQLLDQARQAGIDMPFSATTAYVNTIPPDQEEHCPGNLEFEERLRAYMRWNAMAMVVKANRLDPADGGDLGGHISSFASVATMFGAGFNHFWHADTPDHGGDLLYIQGHSAPGIYARAFLEGRISEQQLLNFRQEVDGKGLSSYPHPKLMPEFWQFPTVSMGLGPLMAIYQARFLKYLHARGIADTSKRKVWVFCGDGEMDEPESLGAIGLAAREKLDNLIFVVNCNLQRLDGPVRGNGKIVQELEGEFRGSGWNVIKLLWGGYWDPLLARDREGILRKVMMETVDGDYQAFRANDGAFIRKNFFGRHPALLEMVAKMSDEDIWRLNRGGHDPQKVYAAYHRAVNHKGQPTVLLVKTVKGFGMGKAAEGKNTAHQAKKLTDDDIRGMRDRFNIPIGDDQLKDGNIPFFKPGDDLPEMRYLHERRKALGGYLPQRRPKAEESLPVPDLDTFKAVLEPTAEGREISTTQAYVRFLTQLLRDKQVGPRVVPILVDEARTFGMEGLFRQIGIYNPAGQQYTPVDKDQVMYYREDKAGQILQEGINEAGGMASWIAAATSYSTNNRIMVPFYVYYSMFGFQRIGDLAWAAGDMQARGFLLGGTSGRTTLNGEGLQHEDGHSHILAGTIPNCVSYDPTFAHEVAVIMQHGLKRMVERQENVFYYITLLNENYPMPGLKPGTEEQIIKGLYLLEPAAGGHTLQVNLMGSGTILRESIAAKQLLESEWGVAANVWSAPSFNELGRDGQDCERWNLLHPTETPRVPFVAQQLQPHDGPVVASTDYMKSYAEQIRPFIPAGRRYKVLGTDGFGRSDFRYKLREHFEVNRHYIVVAALKALAEDGKLPVAKVAEAIAKYGVAVDKVNPLYA, via the coding sequence ATGTCCGCCCTTCCGCAGTCCTTTGCCGGCGCCGCCGCGAACGACACCGACGCCCAGGAAACCCGTGAGTGGCTGGACGCGCTGTCCGGCCTCATCGCGGCCGAGGGCCCCGACCGCGCGCACTTCCTGCTGGAGCAATTGCTCGACCAGGCGAGGCAGGCGGGCATCGACATGCCGTTCTCGGCCACCACGGCCTACGTCAACACCATCCCGCCGGACCAGGAGGAACACTGCCCCGGCAACCTCGAGTTCGAGGAGCGGCTGCGCGCCTACATGCGCTGGAACGCGATGGCGATGGTGGTCAAGGCCAACCGCCTGGACCCCGCCGACGGCGGCGACCTGGGCGGCCACATCTCCAGCTTCGCCTCGGTGGCGACGATGTTCGGCGCCGGCTTCAACCACTTCTGGCATGCCGACACGCCCGACCACGGCGGCGACCTGCTCTACATCCAGGGCCATTCGGCGCCCGGCATCTACGCCCGCGCCTTCCTTGAAGGCCGCATCAGCGAGCAGCAGCTGTTGAACTTCCGCCAGGAGGTCGACGGCAAGGGCCTGTCGAGCTACCCGCATCCCAAGCTGATGCCGGAGTTCTGGCAGTTCCCCACCGTCTCGATGGGCCTGGGGCCCTTGATGGCGATCTACCAGGCGCGGTTCCTGAAGTACCTGCACGCCCGCGGCATCGCCGACACCAGCAAGCGCAAGGTGTGGGTGTTCTGCGGCGACGGCGAAATGGACGAGCCGGAGAGCCTGGGCGCCATCGGCCTGGCCGCCCGCGAGAAGCTGGACAACCTGATCTTCGTCGTCAACTGCAACCTCCAGCGTCTGGACGGCCCGGTGCGCGGCAACGGCAAGATCGTGCAGGAGCTGGAGGGCGAGTTCCGCGGCTCGGGCTGGAACGTCATCAAGCTGCTGTGGGGCGGCTACTGGGATCCGCTGCTGGCGCGCGACCGCGAGGGCATCCTGCGCAAGGTGATGATGGAGACGGTGGACGGCGACTACCAGGCCTTCCGCGCCAACGACGGCGCCTTCATCCGCAAGAACTTCTTCGGCCGCCATCCGGCGCTGCTGGAGATGGTCGCCAAGATGAGCGACGAGGACATCTGGCGCCTGAACCGCGGCGGCCACGACCCGCAGAAGGTCTACGCCGCCTACCACCGCGCGGTCAACCACAAGGGCCAGCCGACCGTGCTGCTGGTCAAGACCGTCAAGGGCTTCGGCATGGGCAAGGCCGCGGAGGGGAAGAACACCGCGCACCAGGCCAAGAAGCTGACGGACGACGACATCCGCGGCATGCGCGACCGCTTCAACATCCCCATCGGCGACGACCAGCTGAAGGACGGCAACATCCCCTTCTTCAAGCCGGGCGACGACCTGCCGGAGATGCGCTACCTGCACGAGCGGCGCAAGGCGCTGGGCGGCTACCTGCCGCAGCGCCGGCCGAAGGCCGAGGAGTCGCTGCCGGTGCCCGACCTCGACACCTTCAAGGCGGTGCTGGAGCCGACGGCCGAGGGCCGCGAGATCTCCACCACCCAGGCCTACGTGCGCTTCCTGACCCAGCTGCTGCGCGACAAGCAGGTCGGCCCGCGGGTGGTGCCCATCCTGGTCGACGAGGCGCGCACCTTCGGCATGGAGGGCCTGTTCCGCCAGATCGGCATCTACAACCCTGCGGGGCAGCAGTACACGCCGGTCGACAAGGACCAGGTCATGTACTACCGCGAGGACAAGGCCGGGCAGATCCTGCAGGAGGGCATCAACGAGGCCGGCGGCATGGCCAGCTGGATCGCCGCCGCGACGAGCTACAGCACCAACAACCGCATCATGGTGCCGTTCTACGTCTACTACTCGATGTTCGGCTTCCAGCGCATCGGCGACCTGGCGTGGGCCGCCGGCGACATGCAGGCCCGCGGCTTCCTGCTCGGCGGCACCAGCGGCCGCACCACGCTGAACGGCGAAGGCCTGCAGCACGAGGACGGCCACAGCCACATCCTGGCCGGCACCATCCCCAACTGCGTGAGCTACGACCCCACCTTTGCGCACGAGGTGGCGGTGATCATGCAGCACGGCCTGAAGCGCATGGTCGAGCGGCAGGAGAACGTCTTCTACTACATCACCCTGCTCAACGAGAACTACCCGATGCCCGGCCTGAAACCCGGCACCGAGGAGCAGATCATCAAGGGCCTGTACCTGCTGGAGCCGGCGGCCGGCGGCCACACGCTGCAGGTCAACCTGATGGGCAGCGGCACCATCCTGCGCGAGTCGATCGCGGCCAAGCAGCTGCTGGAGTCGGAGTGGGGCGTGGCGGCCAACGTGTGGAGCGCACCGAGCTTCAACGAGCTCGGCCGCGACGGCCAGGACTGCGAGCGCTGGAACCTGCTGCACCCGACCGAGACGCCGCGGGTGCCCTTCGTCGCCCAGCAGCTGCAGCCGCACGACGGCCCGGTGGTGGCCTCCACCGACTACATGAAGAGCTATGCCGAGCAGATCCGGCCGTTCATCCCGGCGGGCCGCCGCTACAAGGTGCTGGGCACCGACGGCTTCGGCCGCAGCGACTTCCGCTACAAGCTGCGCGAGCACTTCGAGGTCAACCGCCACTACATCGTCGTCGCTGCGCTGAAGGCGCTGGCCGAGGACGGCAAGCTGCCGGTGGCCAAGGTCGCCGAAGCGATTGCCAAATACGGCGTCGCCGTCGACAAGGTCAACCCGCTGTACGCCTGA